The genome window CGGGCCGTCTTTTCCAAGTAGGCGGCATAGCTGTAGCGGGCCCGAAAGTACTCGACGGCCCGCCGAGCCCGGCGCTCGACCTCGTCTGGATGGCCGAGGGCATACCGCAAGCCGGCCAGGAGCCCTTCGGCCGACGGCTCGACGAGGAGGGCGACCTCGTCGGTCAGGACCTGTGTGTGGGTCGGATGACGAGTCGCCAGGATCGGCCGCCCGGCGGCGAGATAGCTGTAAATCTTCAGGGGCGTATTCGTCCCGGCCCGCCGGGGCGACACCAAGAGGTCAGCGGCCTTCTGCAGGGCGGCGGCCTCCTGGGGACTCATCCGAGGTAAGAGCCGAACACAGTCCTCTAAATCCAAGGCTCGCAAACGATCCGCCCATTCCGCATACCGCTCGGGTTCGACGCCCGCCAGGACCCATCGGACGGCCGAGCCGTCGGAGTCAGCCTTCCAACGGGCGATGGCTTCCAGGAGCATGTCCAGACCCTGATAGGGCTCGAAAGTCCCGATATAGGCGACCAGATAGTGGCCGTCGGGATTCACGGCCTGGCGGACCCGGCGGACCTCATCGTCGGAGACTTGCTCGATGAATTCGGCGACGCCGACGTTTTCGATGACTTCGTAGGGTAAGTCCGGTCGCAGGCGGCGGACGACATGCGCCAGCTCATCGCAGATGGCAATGAGCGCACGCGTGTGGCGAATCGCCCACCGTTCGAATCCCCGCCAGACCCAGGCGGCGACTCGGGCCAGGGGGACACCGAAGTTGTGCATCTGCTGACTCAGCAGGGAGTGCATGTCGTACAGATGGGGCAGGCCATACCGTTTCTGCCACCACGCGCCGATGAGGGAGGCTTCCTCGTGGGTGTGGACGACGTCGTAGCGTTCAGACCGGAGGAGGCGCCGGGCGGTTTGATACAAGCTGAGGTCCAGCCAGATCTTGCGCAGGGACGGCCCGATGGGAACACTGCGCACGCCGGGCGGTCGGGCACAGCGCACGATCCGCACGCCCGGCAGGGCGACGTCCTCCCCAAAGGGGTACGTGACGAGGTCGACCTGATGGCCCAGGTCGCTGAGGGCCTTCAGCCGGTGAAGGACCGAAAAGGGCGTCCCCCGGGGCGTGAAGAACGGCTCCGGGGCCAACATCAGGATCCGCATCGGCGCCTTCCCGAGACTCAGCAGAACCGTTCGGTTCGTGAGAATGGCATCGGGACCACCTTTCCCATCCCCAGTGACGAAGTGACGAGCCAGGGTGATGGATGGTTCATAGCCGCTATGGGCTCATAGCTTATGGCTCATAGCCGCATTGGCTCATAGCTCGTGGCTCATGGCTCATAGTCCCATGAGCCATCAGCTATAAGCCATGAGCCAATAAAGCCGAATCCCTGCGGGTTTTCACGAACCGAACGGCTCTGTCAGATTACCAAAAACCGCCGCCGCTGTCATCGCCCGACGGCCGCCAGGCATTGCTCGACGGCCCGGTGGTATCGGGCCGGGTCGGGATTCAGGGGGTCGTAGTCCAGGTGGATTCCCTGGCGTTCGAGGGTCTGGGCAATGTCGAACCGGTATCGGGCCGTCGCCAGGTCCGCATCGTCCAGGAGCCGACAGAGGGTCGGGAGACCCTCGGGATGACCCCAGTCAGTCATCAGGCGGGCCCAGAAGTAGCGGTCGACCCAGGCCGTCGGTGCATGTTTCAGCTCAGCCGGCAGGGTCGCCGGCGGCCGAGGCCACTGACGCTGGATCTCCCGCAGGAAGTCTGCCTTTTCGGCGGGGTCCGAAGTCCGGAGGAGGCGTTCGTAAAGGTCTACCAGCCACTGGCTCTCTGTCTCGGCGTCCCGAAAGGCCCGGCGATTCGTCGTCTGTGCCTTTGCCGGGGGCCCTTCTGCCGTCTCGACGGGTTCGTGAACGTGCACCGTGGGCCGGGCCGCTGGGACCCCCGATTGGACTTGCAAGATCAGGATACCGAGGGCGACGAGGAGGGCCGCCGCCACGCCGCCCAGGGCCAAGCGTCGCCGCCATGCCGAGGCGGCCGTAGCCCACGGACGGACGAGGTGGGCCGCCAGTAAAGCCGCTCCAAAGGTCACGGCGACCATCGGCCCGCTGGGGGCGTCGTAGGCCCACGAGGCCAGCAGGCCGACGACCGTGATGAAGGTCCCCAGGCCATAAGCCGTCAGCAGGCGGGGCAGGAAACCGTCCAAGAACAGGGCCGAGATGACGGCTGGGATGACCAAAAAGCAGAAGACCAGCAGGACGCCGGCGACCCGGACGGAGAAGATGACGACGATCCCAAAGGTCACGTAGAACACGAAGTCCCACCATCGAACCCGCACGCCCGCCGCCCGGGCGGCCTCGTAGTCCTGGGAGATCTGCCAGAACCGGCGGAACAGCAGGGCATGGACCAGGCCGATGACCCCGTATACGGCCGCATCCAGGGCCACGTCGCGGGGACGGACCCACAGAATAATGCCTTCCAGCATCTCCTTGACGTATTCCGAGCCCTCGGGGGCCCAGTTCGCTAAGAGGATGCTGGCCGCTGTGGCCACGGCGTACACGATCCCGATGTAGGCCTCCTGAGGGACCCGCTGTTCCCGGTGTCGTGTCCAGGCCAACACGAAGGCGCCCAGGACGACGGCCCCCAGCGATAGGGCATAGCCCACGGGCGAGTTCGGCGTGCGGTGGAAAAACACGGCCATCATCCCGCCGAGGGCCGCAATCTGGGCCATCGCCAAGTCGACAAAGATGATGCCCCGTTCGATCACGTGGATCCCAAAGTAGGCATGGATGCCGATCAGGACCAGACACGCCAGGAAGGGCGTGCTCATGAACTCCAGGACCTGCGCCATCGCTACCTCCCGGGAATTCGGGAGTCCGGCCGTTCAGGAATTCGGGAATCCGGGATTCGGGAATTCGGGAGTTCGGGAATGAGGGCGTCCGACCCGAATCTCCTGAAGCACTCATCATCATGCCGGTGGCCTGAGCCGCGGTGCACTTCATCACGGCGTCTGGACTCAGCGCTTCCGGGAAAGGCGCCGGACGCCCCGGGGCTTGCTACTTCGCTCAGGACCGGCGGCACCCCGAGGGGTCACCATCGCCCGTCTATCCCCAGACGGCCGAACTCCCGAACGGCCGGATAGCTCCGGCCCCCGCTCTAACGAGCGGGGCTGGGATGAAAATAGTCGACCGGCCCGACCTCCCGAACTCCCGAATGGCCGGACTCCCGGATTCCCGGATCCCCGGATTCCCGGCCCGTTGGAAGGCCTCGGCGATGGACCGGACCCAAAAGTCCACGACGTCCCAGTATGTCGGGAACTGGGCCGTCACGCCCATCGGGATGACAACCGGCACGGCCCCGGCCCGCTCGGCGACGGTCCGGACCTTCTCCTGGTCAAAATAAACGGCGGCGATGAGGACCCGGACGTTCTCCTTCTGCATCCGCTCGATGACCTGTGCGACGTGTTGGGGCGACGGCGGAATGCCCGGCTTCGGCTCGATGTAATCGACGATCTGCTGACCGAAGAGGGTCGCAAAGTAGATCCAGTCCTTGTGGTAGCACACGACCTTCCGGTCCCGGAAGACCAAGCCTGCTTTGAGCCAACCGCCCAAGCGGTCGATGAGAGGCTGTCCCTGATACGTCTTGGACCGCAAGAAAGAGATAAGCTGGCCACTTTCCACGAGCCGGTCCAGGAGGTCGCCCCCGAACATCTGGACGAGGGCGTCGCCGAAGAGACGGCGGTCGACCTCGTCCTTGAAGTGCTGGAGGTTGTGCTCGTAAATGTCCCGGTGGGCCGGGTCGACCCGGATGAGGCCCGCCGCGATATTGGCGGCGACCCGCTTCATCAGCCAGGGGCTCGTGTAGATGTGGGGATTCCCGTAGACGTGAATGTCGCCCTCGGCCCGGGAAGCCATCGCCGGGACCTCCAGGAGTCGGATCCCCGCCGAGGCCGAGACGTAACCAGGACTGCCCGGCATGATGCGGGCGTTGCCGGCCTTCGCCAGGAGGGCCGGCTCCCAGAGCTCCAGGTCGAGGCCTGTCGAGATAAAGAGGTCCGCATTCTGGACGAGAACGGCGTAGCTCGGCTTGGGCTTCACGAAGTGGGGGTCCTCGGTCCCGTCGGCGATGGAGACGACCTCCACGTAAGGCCCCCCGATGAGCTGGGCCACAAACCCATAGTTCGTCAGCGTGGCGACGACCCGGACTTTTTTCGGCTGAGCCGTCCCCGGAGGGCCTTGGGCCCAAACGATGCAGACCAAGATCCCGATCACTCCGATCCGTCTAAGACGCCGCATAGCCACCTCCATCCCGAGCAGATCCGCAGTGGGCTGGGTCTGTTCGCAGGGCCGTTCGGGCCTTGAGAATGCGTCGGATCGACCTTTCCCAGCGCCCAGGAAGCACGATTTCTCAGGCTTCGTAAGGTTCTCACGGGCCAAACCGTTCTGCCGACCGAATCAGTAATTCTCATGCTTGTGCGGCCCGGCCGCCCACGTCAGGAGGAACATTACCCGATGCTCCGTCGGACGGTCCATCCGACCCGTCCGAAGATAGCTGTACTGAAGCCGCAGGCGGACCCACTCGCTCTGCCAGAAGGTCAGGACCGGCGAAAGACCCCAGACGGTCGTACCGGCCTCGTCCATCCGTTGGACGTAGTCGGCCCGCAGGCCGACCAGCCACCGTTGGTCCAAGCGGTACTCGACGAAGCCGAAGCCCCCCCAGCGGGACTGCCACACAGGCGGGGCCGGCAGGATGGCGGCCGGCGTCTCCAGCGTCGTCGGCAGGACTTCCAAACGGTTCAGGAACACTTCCAACCACACGTCCAGGCCCCGGTACTTGGCCCGCTCGGGCGGCGTCCAGTTGAACCGGGCAAAGGCGTTCCATATTCGATGCCGCAGACGGGGCTCCCGTTCGGCGAGGCCCCAGAGGGTCGAGGCCCCGAACTCCAGGAACGTACTGTCCGACAGGTCGTAGTAGTTGTTGAGATACGCCAGCCAGGCCGGCCGGGTCAGGGAGTTCCCCCGAAAGCCGTCGGCATCGCCGGCGACGAGCGAGACGACGACCTCGCCGGACGAACTCCAAAGCCTGGGGAGGAGCCACGCCGCGTGGACGCCCGTCTGGGCGACCTGGGCCTCCTCGCCCAGGTATTCCTGCATGGCCAGGGGCGGGTCGACCTGGGGGAAGGCATGCAGGTGCCATCGGTTTAACATCCCGGTCTGCAGGAACTGGCGTCCGACCGAGAGCCGCAGGCGCCCCGGGAGGGCCAGCCACTCGACGTAGGCCTCTTCCAGGTGGATCTCGCCGTCTTCCCAGGAGGCAAAGACCTTCATCCGACTGTAGGGGTCGAGCATGGAGACGAAGCCGAACTCGATCTCCCGAAGGACAAAGGGCTGGTCGGACCCGTCGGCCGAGTCTCCCGAGGGCGTCGTGTAACGGCCCAGGACGTCGCCCGTCACGGTGACCTCGGGATTCAGCTTGCTGAGGTTCAGGGCACCGGAGCTCGGGGCCGCCGCCGTCGATTCCGCCGGCGGGGGCGGCGGGGGTGGCGTCGCTTGCTGGATCTCCTGCTTCAGACGCTCCAATTCCTGGTCCGGTCCCGCCGGGACCGTCGGGGAAGTCGGCTGTTGTAAGAGCTGGCGGATCTGGTCCGTGACCTGTTGAAGCGCCTGGACCTGAGCGGCCAGGGCCTCGACCTGTCGGAGGAGGGCCTCCATCGCCTGGACCCGGGCCTGAAGGGCCTGGACCTGCTGACGGAGCTTTTCCAGCTCCGCCGTTTCGGCGGCCGGGCGTTCCTGGGCGAGGGCCGATCCGCCGACCAGCCAGGCCACGACGCCCATGACGCCCAGACGCCGCCAGAGACTATGCGAAAGATCGATGGAATTCCTGTACGAGTAAGGTCTCATGAAGGTCCTCCAAGAGGACGATATGAGATTTGAGAAGAGAAGGTCGCCCTCGATTGGGGGGGTCAGGGACCTACCCAAGGACCGGACGGCACTCCATGAAATCCCAAGACGGTCCTATGGGAGGTATCATCCGACGGGGGGCGCTCGAGGGGAAAACGGAGGGATCAGGGCGCAGGCGACCGGCGCCTGCACGTCAGGGGGCGCCAGAGGACGGCAGACCAGGGACACATCGAGCCCCGCTGGCGGACCGGACTCGACGAGGCTCTGGGCGCAGAGGGGGCACTTCCAAGCGTTTTCCAGGTGGGTATGGAGGCCCCACGTCCCCAGGAAGAGGAGGACACCCAGCACGGCCCACCGAAGGTACCATTCGAGACGTAGGGTCCTCATCAGGCGTCCCTCATCGGGCTTATTATACGTCGGGGCATCTCCCGATCAACAGAACGTTCACCCCGACGAAAGGGGTCTGGATGCCAACCCGATGGAGCGTGGGGCCGACGCCGCCATGACGGCCGGCCGTCGGTTGATGGATCGGAAGACGGCGCCTATCATCTTTTTTCGATAGCGTCTCCCGGCGGGGAAGCCCGGCCCCTCGGGCCTTTCCGGGAGAGACAGGCGGAGGTTCGCCGATGACGCCGTCGCCGACGACTTCGCTGGAAGCCCTGGCCGAGACGCTGGTCCGTCAGGGCCTGCCGACGCCGGAAGTCCGGTCGATCGCCGCCCGGTTGGCCCGAAACGAGCTCTTTGACGGTTCTCTCTATCGGCGGCTGGCCCGGATCGAGAAGGACGAGGACGTTCGGCAAATGCTGAGGAATCTCAGCGAGTTTGAGGACCGCCACATCTGCTTCTGGCAACGTCTGGCGGGCCTGGACCGCGTGCGTTTAACGTTGGGCCTGCGGGTCAAGATGGGCTTTCTCCTCCTCCTGCGGCGGCTCCTGGGCTCGAAGCTGACCTTCCTGATCCTGGAGGCCATCGAGCACTACGGGGTCACGAAGTACTTGAAGCTATGGGAGCAGTATCGGAATACGCCCCTGGCCGAAGGCATTCGGGCGATCCTGATGGACGAGCTCAAGCATGAAGACGAGGCCATCCTGCAGGCCAGCCAACGGCACATTCGGAGCGAGGACTTCCGGCACACGATCCTGGGCCTCAACGACGGCCTCGTCGAGATTTTGGGGA of bacterium HR11 contains these proteins:
- a CDS encoding Alpha-monoglucosyldiacylglycerol synthase translates to MRILMLAPEPFFTPRGTPFSVLHRLKALSDLGHQVDLVTYPFGEDVALPGVRIVRCARPPGVRSVPIGPSLRKIWLDLSLYQTARRLLRSERYDVVHTHEEASLIGAWWQKRYGLPHLYDMHSLLSQQMHNFGVPLARVAAWVWRGFERWAIRHTRALIAICDELAHVVRRLRPDLPYEVIENVGVAEFIEQVSDDEVRRVRQAVNPDGHYLVAYIGTFEPYQGLDMLLEAIARWKADSDGSAVRWVLAGVEPERYAEWADRLRALDLEDCVRLLPRMSPQEAAALQKAADLLVSPRRAGTNTPLKIYSYLAAGRPILATRHPTHTQVLTDEVALLVEPSAEGLLAGLRYALGHPDEVERRARRAVEYFRARYSYAAYLEKTARIVEVAARREGAKAIG
- the psaA gene encoding Manganese ABC transporter substrate-binding lipoprotein; protein product: MRRLRRIGVIGILVCIVWAQGPPGTAQPKKVRVVATLTNYGFVAQLIGGPYVEVVSIADGTEDPHFVKPKPSYAVLVQNADLFISTGLDLELWEPALLAKAGNARIMPGSPGYVSASAGIRLLEVPAMASRAEGDIHVYGNPHIYTSPWLMKRVAANIAAGLIRVDPAHRDIYEHNLQHFKDEVDRRLFGDALVQMFGGDLLDRLVESGQLISFLRSKTYQGQPLIDRLGGWLKAGLVFRDRKVVCYHKDWIYFATLFGQQIVDYIEPKPGIPPSPQHVAQVIERMQKENVRVLIAAVYFDQEKVRTVAERAGAVPVVIPMGVTAQFPTYWDVVDFWVRSIAEAFQRAGNPGIRESGSPAIREFGRSGRSTIFIPAPLVRAGAGAIRPFGSSAVWG
- the mntB gene encoding Manganese transport system membrane protein MntB — translated: MAQVLEFMSTPFLACLVLIGIHAYFGIHVIERGIIFVDLAMAQIAALGGMMAVFFHRTPNSPVGYALSLGAVVLGAFVLAWTRHREQRVPQEAYIGIVYAVATAASILLANWAPEGSEYVKEMLEGIILWVRPRDVALDAAVYGVIGLVHALLFRRFWQISQDYEAARAAGVRVRWWDFVFYVTFGIVVIFSVRVAGVLLVFCFLVIPAVISALFLDGFLPRLLTAYGLGTFITVVGLLASWAYDAPSGPMVAVTFGAALLAAHLVRPWATAASAWRRRLALGGVAAALLVALGILILQVQSGVPAARPTVHVHEPVETAEGPPAKAQTTNRRAFRDAETESQWLVDLYERLLRTSDPAEKADFLREIQRQWPRPPATLPAELKHAPTAWVDRYFWARLMTDWGHPEGLPTLCRLLDDADLATARYRFDIAQTLERQGIHLDYDPLNPDPARYHRAVEQCLAAVGR